Sequence from the Sagittula sp. P11 genome:
GCGAGATCCTGTTCCGCGAGCTGCTGATCAACGTGACCCGCTTTTTCCGCGACCCGGCGCATTTCGACATGCTGCGGCAGAAGGTGGTGAAACCGCTGGTGCGCAATTCCCGCAAGGAAGAGATCCGCGTCTGGGTGCCCGGCTGCTCGAGCGGCGAGGAGGCCTATTCCATCGCCATGCTCTTTGCCGAGGAAGTGCGCGAACAGCGGCGGACCATCGACATCCAGGTCTTCGCCACCGACATCGACGAGCGGATGCTGGGGATCGCGCGCAACGGGCTGTATCCCAACGCCGCCATGGCCGACATCCCCGAGGAGATGCGCGAGCTTTACACCATCGCGCGGGACGGCAAGTTCCAGGTCACCTCGCGCATCCGCGAGATGATCCGCTTTTCGGTGCACAGCGTCGTGCGTGACCCGCCGTTTTCCGGCATCGACCTGCTGTCCTGCCGCAACCTGCTGATCTACTTCGGCGACAAGCTGCAGGCGGCGGTCATGCCGATCTTCCACTACGCCCTGCGGCCGGGCGCCGCGTTGTTCCTCGGCCCGTCGGAATCGCTGGGCCGTCACGACCACCTGTTCAACCCGCTGGACGCGCAGGCCCGCATCTTCGAGCGCAACGATGCGCGCCCGGAGTATCCGCTGCACCTGCGCAACCAGCCGCGGCAGAGCGAGCGGGGCAGGCGGCAGCAGGAGGACGACACCGACAGGCGGGCGACACGCGTCGACTGGTCGGACGATTCGGTGCATGATCGCATCCTCGACGTTTACGGCCCGGCGACGCTGCAGGTGTCACGGCAGGGCGAGGTGCTGAATTCCACCGGGCGGCTGGGGCGCTACCTCGAAATGCAGCCGGGGCACCAGTCGGCACAGTTCGCGGCGTCGATCGCGCTGCCCGGCGTGCGCGAGGCGATCTCGGCCATCGTGCGGCAGGTGGCGCAGTCCGGCAAGCGCACGATCAGCCGCGACCTGACCGCCAATTCGGAGTTCGGGAAACAGCGTTTCGACCTGATCGGCGATCCGCTGAGCGACGGCACCATCCTTCTGGTCTTCCGCGAGCGTGACCGTTTCGACCCGGCGCACGAGTACGAGATCGAGGACGTGGACGCTGCCGACAGCCACGTGCAGAGCCTTGAGAACGAGCTGCGCTCCACCCGGGCGCGGCTGCACACCACGGTCGAGGAACTGGAAACTGCGAACGAGGAGCTGAAGAGCTCCAACGAAGAAATGATGTCGATGAACGAGGAGCTCCAGTCGACCAACGAGGAGCTGGCCACCGTCAACGACGAACTGAAGGACAAGGTCGACGCCCTGTCGGTCGCCAACGCGGACCTGTCGAACTTCTTTTCCTCCACCGCGCTGCCGTTGGTGATGCTCGATGCCGACGGCTGCATCCGCAACTTCACCGACGCCATCCAGTCGGTCTATCCGCTGCGGCATGGCGACCGCGGGCGGCCGCTGTCGGAGATGACCAGCCGCATCGGCGAGGATGCGAAGGTGCTGTCGGCCATCCGTCACGTCATGGAGACGGGCGAAGAGCAGACCCTGACGGTGGCGGATGCGGATGAACACCGGACGTGGTCGCTGGTGGTGACGCCCTATCGCAAGCGCGAGGACCGGATCGACGGCGTGACGCTGGTGTTCTCCGAGCTGACGGAGGCGCTGCGGCTGGAGGACGACCTGAAGACCGAGGGCGAACGCCTGCGCATGGCGCTGGACGTGGCCGGGCTGGGGGTCTGGGAACTCTCGCGCACCGGCGACACGATCCGCTTCGACACGATCGGCGCGCAGCTTCTGGGGGTCGAGGCGGAGGAAATGGAGGTTGCGGCCTTCCTTGCGCATCTGCCGGAGGACAGCTGGAACGAAGCGCAGGAGGCGCTGGAGAACAGCGACACGAAGCTGCCGTTCTCGCTGACCTTCACCCTGCCGTCGGCCGAGGGCGGGCACGCGCGGTCGGTGCAGCTTGTCGGACGACGCCTGCACCGCAGCCAGGGCCTGCGGACGCTGGGCGTGATCTTCGACATCACCGAGGAGGAAGAGGCGCGGCAGGTGCGCGAGGTCATGCTGCACGAGATGAACCACAGGGTGAAGAACCTGTTCTCGATCATCTCGGGCATGGTGCGCATCGCCGGGCATTCGGCGGAGACCGTTCCGGATCTCGTCGAGGGCGTGACGGCACGGATCGGGGCGCTGGCGCGGTCCCACAACCTGACGCACCGCGCACCGGCGGGCACCCGGCTGACGCTGACCGACGCGGTCGAGGGCGCGGTGGAGCCCTACGCCGGTCATGCCTCGGTGACGGTCGATGGGCCTGCAGTGCCCCTGACGCCCGAAACGCTGACCACCTTGTCGCTGATGTTCCATGAACTGGCGACCAACACGGCGAAGTACGGGGTGCTTGGGCCGTGGACGGCAGCCTCAACGTTTCGTGGTCTTTGGAACACGGTAGCGAAGTCGTGCTCGACTGGACGGAACGATACGACGTTCCGGCGGTTAAGCCGTCGAAGGAAAAGAAAGGGTTCGGTTCCACGCTCATGCAGATGTCCGCCGCACAACTGGACGGACGCATCGAAGTGGAGCAGACCGAATGGATGCGCAGGACACGCCTTAACTATGAAAACAAGAAATGACATAGCAGAAGAGCAGCGCGGGGTCGTGTTGTTGTGCGAGGACGAAGCGATCGTCGCCATGGACATCCAGATGATGATCGAGGATGGCGGCTTCGAGGTGTGCGGCCCGTTTGCCCGCGTGTCCGTTGCGCTGGACGCCCTTGAGGATGTTGTGCCGGTGGCCGCCGTTCTGGACGTGCGTCTGCGGGACGGCGACGTCTTTCCGGTGGCCGAACGGCTGGACCGGGCGGGTGTGCCGCTGATCTTCCATTCCGGCCACCTGATCGAGGACGAGGTCGTCGCGCGTTTTCCCGGCGCGATGCACTGTCCCAAGCCCACCGACGCGCGCACCCTGATGAAGGCGCTGACCCTCGCCGCATCCGAAGCTGCCAGCGAGCAGGCGACAGGCTGACGCCACGCGTGTCCGGGGCGTGTGCAGGGCGCCCGTCCGACCATGATCGCAGTTGTATCGTGAGCGCACCGCCCATACCTTCTAGGTCTGAGGGAGGGATGCCATGGAACTGCGTCGTCTCAGGTATTTTCTGGCGGTGGCCGAGGAATTGCACTTCGGCCGCGCCGCTTCCCGTCTTGAAATCGCCCAGCCGCCGCTGTCCCGCCAGATCGCCGCGCTGGAGGCGGAGATCGGCGCCCAGCTTTTCGACCGCTCGCGCAGCCAGATCCGCAAGACCCAGGCGGGCGAGGTGCTGGAACGCCACGCCCGCGCGCTGGTCGACCGGCTGGAGGCTGCCTACAAGGAGACCCGGCAGGTCGGCGAGGGCGGTGTCGGGCGGCTGCGCGTGGCCTTCGTCGGATCGGCCTCGCACGGGGTGCTGCCCAATCTCATAAAGTCCTACCGCTCGTTCTATCCCAAGGTGGAACTGGCGCTGTCGGCGATGAACAATGCCGAACTGCATTCCGCGCTTGTGCAGCGCGAGATCGACGTGGCCGTCGCCCGGCCCAGCCTGAAGGACGACGAACTGCGGCGCGAACCGTTGGCGCAGGAAGACCTGATCCTGGCCATCCCCGACAACAGCGAGCTGGCGGAGCGCAAGAAGATCGTCTTTTCGGAGCTCGGCAGCCAGACCTTCGTGCTTTATCCGCGCAGGCCGCGTCCCAGCTATGCGGATTTCGTGCTGAGCATCTGCCGCAAGGAAGGGTTCGAGCCAGCGGCGCTGGAACTGGCGCAGGATTACCAGACGGCGATCAGCCTCGTGTCGGTGGGGGTGGGCATCTCGGTCGTGCCGGAGAGCGTGTCGCGGACCTCGCGCCCCGGCGTGTTCTTCCGCAGCTACGAAGGCTACAACCCCGGGACCGCGCTGACCATCCACGCCCGGCGCGACAACCAGTCGGCGCAGGTGGCGCAGTTCTTCGATGTGGCGCGGAAGTTCCGGCGCGGGCACTGAGGGGGCGGCCGTGGGCGTGGGCGTGGGCGCCGGGTTCCGCGTGTCATTGGAGATTGGGACGGGGGAGGGGGCGCTGCCCCCGCTCCTGCGGAGCCCCCCGAGGTATTTGCCGCCAAGATGAAGGGGGTAGGGCCCGTTTGTGACGGGTCAGGACTTGCGGGTGGCGGCGTCGAGCGCGTCGGGGTCCACCGTGATGCCGAGGCCGGGACCCTTGGGCGTTTCGATGTGGAAGTCGCGGTAAATGATGCCGCTCTTGGTCAGGTCGCGTTGCAGGATCGAGGGGCCGAAGTGTTCGCAGCCCCATTCCAGCGTGGGCAGCGTGGCGAAGACGGCCAGGTGGGCCGCGGCGCCGATGCCGGATTCGAGCAGGCAGCCGCCGTAGAGTTCGAGGCCGAAGGCGCTGGCGACGGCCGCGGCGCGCTTCATCTCTTGCAGGCCGCCGGATTTCACCAGCTTGAGCGAGTAGACCGAACCGGTGGCGGCCACGGCGTTCTGCACGAGGTCCTGCGTGGAGAAGGCGGCCTCGTCGGTCATGATCGGGATCGGGCTGCGCTGCGCCACGCGGGCGGTGGCGTGCAGCAGGCCGGGCTTCAGCGGCTGTTCGATCAGGGCGATGCCCATCTCGGCCAGCTCCGGGGCGTAGCGGATGAAGGTGGCCTCCGACCAGCCCTGGTTGATGTCGACGACCATTTCCGTGCCCGCGGGCATGGCCGACATGATGCGACGGAGGCGGATCATGTCCTCGCGCGGTTCGTGGAAGCCCAGCTTGATCTTGAAGCGGCGGTGCAGGCGGGCGGCGAGCTTGGCCTGCGCTTCCTCGATCTCCTGCTCGGCGTCGCCCGAGGCGAGGGCCCAGAGCACCTCGATCCGGTCACGGACCGTGCCGCCAAGGAAGGCTGTGGCGGGCAGGTCGAGCGACTTGCCGGCGGCATCGTAAAGCGCCCCCTCGACCGCGGCGCGGGCGGAGGTGTTGCGGCTGACCGCCTTCTTCATCTTCAGCGCGTTCAGTTCGAAGTCGAGCGCGGAGCCGTCCAGCAGCGCCGGCGTGATATAGGTGTCGATGTTGGCCTTGATCGCCTCCACGCTTTCCTCGGACCAACGGGGGCCGCCGAGGGTGCTGGCCTCGCCGTAGCCCATGGTGCCGTCGGCCAGCGTCGCCTCCACGATGACGAAGGACTGGTGGGTCAGCTCGGTGTTCGACAGCTTGTGGCGCCGGGTGGTGACGCAATCGACGATGCGCGTCCTGATCGCCTTGATGGCGGTGCCGCGGGCGGTCGCGCCGCCAAGGTCTACAACCGCTGCCGTGCGGGATGCGCTCATGTCCGGGGTCCTGTCGTCGGGAATTGGGTCTGGTGGGGACCCGCGCGGCGGCTCTCCGCCGCGCGGGGCAGGCCGTCACTCGGCGGCCATGGCCAGCTTCTGGTCGGCCAGCACGAAGTCGAACTGCACGTAGAGGTCGGTGCCGTGGTCGGCGTCGGCCTTGCGGAACTCGCCGATCAGGTTCTCCTTCACGGCGAAGACCGAGTCGTTGTCGAGGTAGTCGGAGGAGGCGTCGTAAATCTGCGACACCAGCGGGCGGTAGCCCTCCTTGTTGACGACGACGTGGATGTGGCCCGGGCGCATGGTGTGGTGGCCCATGTAGGCGATCATCTCGCCCGCGGTCCAGTCGGACGGGATCGGGTAGGGCACCGGGCGCAGGGCGCGGTAGGCGTAATAGCCGTTCTCGTCGGTCTCGAACCGGCCGCGCAGGTTGTATTCCGGCTGCTCCGGGTCGTGGTTTTCATAAAGGCCGTTGGGTGCGTCTTCCCAGACGTCGATGATCGCGCCGGCGATCGGGGTGCCGGAGGCGTCCTTCACGTAGCCCTCGACGAAGACCGATTCCTCGTCATCGAAGTGCTTCTGCACGATGGAGGCGCCGTGCGGCAGGATCGGGGCGTTCTCGCGGAAGAAGGGGCCGAGCACGGTACCGGTGGTCTCGCCGTTGGGGGTCGGGTTCGACAGCATGTCGCACAGCACCTCGACGCCGAGGATGTCGCCCAGCAGGATGAACTCCTGCCGCTTGTCGGAGCACACGGCCCCGGCCCGGGCGAGGAAATCGCAGGCCTGCATGAATTCGCCATGCGTCAGGTTCACGTCCTTGCAGAAGCCGTGCAGGTGCTTGACCAGCGCGGTCATGATCTCCTTCTGGCGGGCGGGAATGTCGCTGCTGGCGCCGATGGCGTCGACGACGACGTCGGTGACGTTCTCTACGGTCACGTTGCGCATTGGGGTCCTCCTCCTATTGCGTCTTGTCGGGGCGGCTGGGGTGCCGGTGGTGTCTGGTGGGGCGACTGTGCACCCTTGCCGGGCATCGGGGAAGCCGGGGGCCGGGTATCGGGCGATATCGAAAAGGTCTTGGCCGTGTCGCCTTGGAGGGTATCGCGTCATACCTTTCGGCCCGCTGTGCGGCGCGCCATGCTGCGCGCGACTGGAACAGGGCCTGACAGGGGAGGACCCATGCACGACACGCTGGCACGGATCACGGCAGAGCTTGAGCGCAGCCCGCATCTTCATCGCCTGGGCGCGCTGTTTTCGGAAACCGTGCTGCTGAAGGTGGACGGGCAGGAATTCTACCTGGTGTTCGAGAAGGGGCACATCGACCGGATCGTTGATGGGCCGTCGAAGAAGACGCCGTACCGTTTCGGCCTGATGACGGATGCCGACGCGCTGCGTGCCTTCTGGACCGCACGGCCCGCGCCGGGGTTCCACGACATCTTTGCCATGGTGAAGATCGGCCGGGCGGAGATCGTCGGCGACATGCTGTGCCTCGTGAAGAACCTGCGGTTCTTCAAGGAGGTCCTGGCCCTTGGACGTGAAGGAGTGAACGCATGATCGAGCCGATTTGCGGACGGTACGTGACGGTCGAGGTCGCGGGGCGGAGCCAGCGCATCTACTTCGAGGAAGCGGGGCAGGGGCAGCCGGTGCTGTGCCTGCACACCGCCGGGTCGGACACGCGCCAGTGGCGGCACATCCTGAACGATGCGGAGATCACAGCGTTGCACCGGGTCATCGCCTTCGACATGCCGTGGCACGGGAAATCGCTGCCGCCGGAGGGCTTCCAGACCGAGGAATACCTGCTGACGACGGAGGTCTACATGCAGACCGTCCTTGCTGTCTCGGCGGCGCTGGGGCTGGACAGGCCGGTGCTGGCGGGCGTGTCGATGGGCGGGCGGATCGCGCTGCAACTGGCGGTGCATCATCCGGAGGCGTTCCGGGCCTTCCTGGCCATCGAGGCGTCGGATTTCCAGCCGGCGTGGTACGACATCGACTGGTTCCACCGGCCCGACGCGCATGGCGGAGAGATGGGGGCGGCGCTGGTGTCGACCAACATCTCGCCCTATGCGCCGCTGGCGGAGCGCTGGAACACCCTGTGGATGTTCATGCAGTCGGGGCCGGGAGTGTTCCGGGGCGATCTCTCGTTTTACACGCAGGACGACAGCCTCGTGGGGCAGCTTCACCGGATCGATACGACCCGGACGCCTGTGCATTTCATCGTGGGTGCCTATGACTTCACCTGCACGCCGGAGGATGCCAAGCGCACCGCCGACCAGATCCCGGGCGCGACGCTTTCGGTGATGAAGGAGGTGGGGCATTTCCCGATGAGCGAGCATCCCGACGGCTTCCGCCCGTTCTTTGTCGACGGGCTGGCGCGGGTGACGGGGGCACGGGCGGCTGCGGCGGAGTAGGGCGGCGCTTGCCTGACATGGGATGGAAGGGGGCGGCCTGTTTTTTGCGGCCGCTTTTCCTTTAAGGCTTCCGGTCGGGGTGAGGCTTGGGGTCTGCATGGATTGCGTGTCCGGGGGGTGCGGCGCCCGGCATTGTCGGGACCATGTCATGCATGACCTCGCGCGCAGTCTCTTGCATTGACGGCGCGCGAGGCAGGCCTCAGTCGGCCAGGCCGCCGAACTTGCCGCCATGGAAAAGGAGCGGGCGGGCCCCCGACGCGCGTTCGAGGCGGGTCACCTGTCCGATGAACACCACGTGATCCCCGGCCTTCACGTCCTGCGCCACGTCGCAGACAAAGACCGACGCGGCGCCGGGCACGACGGGCAGGCCGTCCAGCTCCACGAAGGGATCGGCGTGGTCGGGGTCGAAACGCCCGGCGAAGTGCATGGCCAGCTTCTCCATTTCGTCGGAGAGGATGCTGACCGCATAGCGGCCGGAGGCGCGCACCTTGTCCAGGAGCTTGCACTTGTGGTCCAGCGAGATCGCGATCATCGGCGGGTCCAGAGACACCGACATGAAGGCGTTGGCGGTCATGCCGTGGTCGCCTTCATCCGTTCGGGTGGAAATCACCGTCACGCCGGTGGCGAAGGCGCCGCAGGCGTCGCGCAGGGCGCGGGGGTCGATATGTTCGAAGCGCGCGTTCATGGCGTCGTCTCCTGAAATCTCAGGTCCTGGGTCAGCATCCGCCCGGTCAGGCAGGCGGCGCCCTCGAAGGGGCCTTGCAGGGCGCGGGCCTCTGCCAGTCTCCCGTCTGCACGTAGGGCGCGAATGCGTGTGGACGATACGGTTTCGCCCGCCGCGCAGATCACGGGTTGCGCGATGTTGACGTTGAAATGGCGCGACAAGAGGGCGGTGTCGCCGGACTGCCGGTGCCCGAACCGGAAGTCCGCGCCGACGTGGATCACCTGTGGGTTCACCCGGGCCAGGTCGCGCAGGAAGGTGTCGGCGCTTCGGGCGGCATAGAGACGGTCGAAGCGGGCGACCACGATCATGTCCGGGCCAAGCCGGGCGATGCGGGCCAGCTTCTCGTCCAGCGGGCAAAGCTGTGCGGCGCGGCCAAAGACCACCTTGGGCGGCGGGTCGAAGGTCCAGACGACGGAGGCGACATGTGCCCTCCGCGCCTGATCCACCGCGCCGCGGATCAGCGCCTGGTGGCCGCGATGCACGCCGTCGAAGGCGCCGATGGCCATGACGGAGGCGGGCAGGGACGCCTGCCAGTCCGTCACGATGCGTGTCTGTTCTGCCTGAAAATCCATGGTGGCCTCTTGCCTGTCAGACGCGGCCCGCCAAGCCCGGCGGACCGCATCCGGGAGGATTTACTGGAAGCCGCCCTGAGGCGGTTCACGTCCCACGGGTTGATCATGTCGGCCACGTTCCAGCCGTCGAGGCCGTATTCCGACATGTACTCTTCCACGAGGTTCTGCATCATCTCCATCTCGCCGGTCGCCTGCGCGGTCAGCATGGTCTCGATGCGGATGTTTTCGTAGTTGCCGGCGTAGTTGCTTTCGTAAAGTTCATGCCGCCCGCCGAATTCGGAGCCCATCGCGTCCCAGAGCAGCTTCAGCAGCTTCACCCGGTCCACGGCGACCATGCCGTTCGACCCGCGCACGAAGCGGTCGATGTAGGGGCGGATCTCTTCTGAACCGAAGTCCATCGCCGAGGAGGGCAGGTAGATCAGGCCGGAGGCCACGTGCCGCTCGATCAGCTCCTTGATCCGGCTGTAGGCCATGGGCGCGAAGACCCGGTAGGCGAGGCCGTAGTTGATGTTGGGCAGGACGTAGCCGCTGGTGCCTTCCCACGCGACGGGCGATTTCACCATCGCGTCCGAGAGGCCCCAGAACAGGTTGCGCCAGGCGATGACCTCGCCCACCGCCGTCTGCGGGCCGCGGAAGACGCCGGAGCCCGTCGCCTCCAGTGCCTTGGAGAAAAGACCGGAGATGAAATCCATCTTGACCGCCAGCCGCGTCACGCCGTGCAGGGTGAAGCGCGGGACAAAGCCCGAGGCCGGGAAGAAGGCGTTGATCTTCTCCACGTCGCCATAGATGAAGATGTTCTCCCACGGGACCAGCACCTTGTCGAAGACGAGGATGGAGTCGTTCTCGTCCAGGCGGCTCGACAGCGGGTAGTCGAAGGGTGTGCCCATCACCGCCGCGTTCAGTTCGTAGGAGGCGCGCGAGATCAGTTTCACCCCCTCGGCGCCCATGGGCGCGGTGAAGATCAGGGCGAACCTCTTCTCCTTGATGGGAATGCCGTAGTGGGCGATGAAGTTGTAATGCGTCAGCGCCGAGCCGGTGGCGACCACCTTGGCCCCCGACACGATCAGGCCCGCATCGGTTTCCTTCTCCACCTGCATGTAGACGTCGCCGGTTTCCTCGATGGGCAGGTGACGGTCGATCGGCGGATTGACGATGGCGTGGTTCCAGTAGTCCAGCCGCTCCTGCGTGCGGGCGTACCACATCTTCGCGTTCTCGGCGTATTCGCCGTAGAAGCTGCTGTTCGCGCCGAGCGTGCCGAGGAAGGCCGCCTTGTAGTCCGGTGCGCGGCCCATCCAGCCGTTCGCCACGCGCTGCGTCTCGGCAATGGCGTCGCGGCCGGCGATCAGGTCCTCTGCCGATTTCGGCCCCAGGAAGAACGGGTGCGTCCAGCCGCCCGACCCGGTGTCGGTGGGCCGTCCAAGCGTGTCCTTCTGCGCGTTCAGCTTGTCGTACCAGCGCGCCACCATGCGCGAGGAGTTGCGGAATGCGGGATGCTTCGTGACGTCCTTGACCCGCTCGCCATGGACATAGACACAGCGTCCGTCCTGAAGGCTTTCGAGGAATTCGGCGCCGGTGTAGGGTGCGGTGCCCTGTGTGGTGTGATCTTTCATCTTGTCCTCCCTTGGACCCGTCCGGAAATCGCTGATCGGGTTGGAGGGTATGAAAGGTCAAATCCGGCATTGCCTAAAGGTATCGGACCATACCGTGAGTTTATCCGTTATTACCGGATAGTGTGAATGAGTAATCAGTTGAGAAGGAGTGAACATGGGGACTATCCGGAAAGTCGGGAATATCATGCGGCTGTTCTCCGAAAAGGAGCCTGAGCTGGGTCTGTCGGACATCGCGCGTCGGATGAACCTGTCGACGAGCGGAACGCACGACCTGATGGACGGTTTGCGCAAGATCGGGATGGTGCAGCGCGTCGCGCGGGGGCGGTACAGGCTGGGGCCGATGATCGCCTCTCTCTACCGCGTGCTGATCGACACCTCCGCCCTGGTCGACACCGCCCGCCCGACGCTGGAGCGGCTAGTGGCCGATTACGGGGAGACGGTGCACCTGACGGTTCTGGACCGCTCGCGGCTGGTGGTGGCGGATGCCATCGAGGGCGGCAAGGCGCTGCGGGTGGCGCGCAGCATCCTCGACGACCTCGACGCGCACGAGACGCCGGTCGGCATGCTGCACCTGTCGGTCGCCGGACGCACGCGGCAGGAGGCCTATTTCGCCGACCACGCCAACGGGCGCACGCCACTGCTGCCGCCGGAACGGCGCGAGACGGACCTCGCCGCAATGGCGCGCGACGGCTTTGCCGCCGGGCCGGTCGCGACGGAGCGGGACGTGATCTGCACGGCGGCGCTCTTGCGCAACCACACGGAAATCCCCTTTGCGGCGGTCAGCCTCTGCATTCCCAAGGCGCGATACGACGAACAACCAAGGGCGTTCCGCACGATCTGCCAGACAGCGGCGGCCCGGATCAGCGCCGACCTCGGGTCATGCGCCGTGTGATGGGGGTTACATAAGACGGATTATCCGCTTGTGCTGCCCTCGGGGGCACATTCAAACATGTATTGGGCATCTCCGCTGTCGTGCTGGAAAGCAACGAGTATGGAGATGGCCCACACAGAGCTGGATTTGCGTGCGCCGCTCACCATCGAAGACCCGTTGGCCGGTTTGGGCGCTACCCCGGGCCAGCGGGCGGAACTGGACCTGTTCGACAAGCCAGTCGCAGAACGGCTTCACCTTTTCCTCGCGCCCTTCCGGGATCACCATATGGTAGGCTTTCTGCGTTGCATGGGGCGCGTCCAGAACGACCTTCAGCTCGCCGTCGGCGAGTTCCTTCTCGATGAGGTAGCGGGGCAGAAGCGCATACCGAGACCGGCCTTCGCCGCCTCGATGGTGAGCGTGAACTGGTCGAAGGTATGGGCGATGCGCGTAAGGGGCGCGTCGACCCCGCAGCGCCCGAACCAGTCCGACCAGAGGTTTGGGCGTTCCGACAGGACGAGTTTGGGCGCTTCGATCAGGTCCTCGGGCGCGGAGGCGCGCGTCTGCCGCAGCGCACCGCCCACGACCGGAACGACGATTTCGCTGCACAGGTAGATGCACCTGGCCCCCGGCCAGTTCGGGTCGCCGAAGTGTATCGCGAGGTCGCATTGTTCTGCGGCCAGGTTGAACAGGCCCTTTCTCGTGGTGATGTCGAAGCTCGTGTTCGGGGCCTTGCCGATGTAGTCCGCCAGACGCGGCGCAAGCCATCGCTGGGCAAAGGTCGGCAGGGCGTTGATGGTCAGCAGCGTGTGGCCCGCGTCGGCGGCCTTGGCGTGACGCATGGTGACCTCGGCCATGCGCAGAAGCTGTGTGACCTCCCGAAGAAACGTCTCGCCGGTCGGTGTCATGATCACCCGGCCACGGACCCGCTCGAACAGGGGATGGCCGATCTGCTCCTCCAGTTCGCGGACTTGTCGGCTGACCGCGCTTTGCGTCAGGGCGAGCTCGTCTGCGGCGCGGGTGAAGTTGCCGTGGCGCGCGGCGCTCTCGAACGTCTGCAACAGCCGCATGTCGGGAAGCTCCCGTCGAGAAAGGGTGGTCATGGCCGCTGCTCCGTCAGACTGGAAGCGCCTTGTGCGACACAGGCGCCGTTCCCGTCATACCTCGAAACCTACCCGATCGAGGAATGCAAGCGTCACGATGGGCTCATCCCATGAGGCCGGGCCGGGTTGCATGGGTCAGCGACGCACCGAATTCGTAATAGGCGCCCATCAGCTTCTTGAACCGTTCGGCGTACTTGCGGACAACCGGCAGAGGCAGTGCGTCGGGACCTTCCCCCAGAAGCGCCTTGGCCGCAGCCGTGCCGATGACGGTGCCTGGGCAAATGCCCCGTCCGGAGTAGCCGAAGACGGCGTAGGCGTCGGGGCCAAACTCGACGACCTTCGGAATATGGTCCTTGGTCATCGCGATCTTGCCCCGCCAGTGGTGCTCGAACGGAACGTCGCCCAGTTCGGGGTACAGGCGTTGCAACTTGCGGCGCGCCCATCGTGCGTGGATCTGCGCAGCCGGGCCGTCGGTGTTTCCCATGCCCCCCACGATGAGCCGGCCGCTTTCGTCCGTGCGGATCGACGACATGACCAGCGCGGTGTCCCAGCATCCCTCGCGCCCGGGCAGGACCTTTGCCCGCTGTGCTTCGGTCAGCGGTGCCGTGGCGAATTGACAGTAGTTCACCACGACGTATTCCGGCGCATAAGCGCCTTCGGCCAGCGTGTGGTAGGCGTTGGTCGCAAGAAGCATGCGCCGCGCGGTGACCACCCCGCCATTGGCATGGACTCGCCAGGACTTCCCTGCGCGTTCGACCCGGGTGACCGGGCTGTTCTGGTAGATCTGCGCCCCCAGTCCGACGGCGGCCCGGGCCAGACCGTTGCAAAAGGCCCGGGGCTGCACTGTGCCCGCCCTTGGATCCAGAAGCGCGCCGTGAAATTCGGTGCTGCCCGTGCGCCGGGTGGTTTCGTCACGATCCAGGAGCTGCAAGGGCGCCCCGAAGCGGTTGCCCTGCCGATAGCGGTTCTCGAGGTCGCGGAAACCGCCGGGTGCATGCGCCAGATGCAGGGTGCCGTTCTGAACCGCTTCACAGGCGATCCCGAATTCCTG
This genomic interval carries:
- a CDS encoding chemotaxis protein CheB gives rise to the protein MNEGLPVGEDGEAQKASKDAEALFVVGVGASAGGLEALRDMLSTAGQDCQLAFVVVQHLDPNHESLLAELLGRHTTLEVRQTEDGEQVRPGCVHIIPPGHGLSIDKGVLKLTDFAQPRGLRRPIDDFFESLALDMGRNAACVILSGTGADGSAGLRAIKEHGGLCVVQDPETAKYDGMPTSARSTGLVDFVLRPNEITETIQQFFAKAAFNGAEDALARTVEETLDDICTVVRTTAGHDFSGYKKSTLTRRVQRRIQVLDLDDANAYLRYIRSTPEECEILFRELLINVTRFFRDPAHFDMLRQKVVKPLVRNSRKEEIRVWVPGCSSGEEAYSIAMLFAEEVREQRRTIDIQVFATDIDERMLGIARNGLYPNAAMADIPEEMRELYTIARDGKFQVTSRIREMIRFSVHSVVRDPPFSGIDLLSCRNLLIYFGDKLQAAVMPIFHYALRPGAALFLGPSESLGRHDHLFNPLDAQARIFERNDARPEYPLHLRNQPRQSERGRRQQEDDTDRRATRVDWSDDSVHDRILDVYGPATLQVSRQGEVLNSTGRLGRYLEMQPGHQSAQFAASIALPGVREAISAIVRQVAQSGKRTISRDLTANSEFGKQRFDLIGDPLSDGTILLVFRERDRFDPAHEYEIEDVDAADSHVQSLENELRSTRARLHTTVEELETANEELKSSNEEMMSMNEELQSTNEELATVNDELKDKVDALSVANADLSNFFSSTALPLVMLDADGCIRNFTDAIQSVYPLRHGDRGRPLSEMTSRIGEDAKVLSAIRHVMETGEEQTLTVADADEHRTWSLVVTPYRKREDRIDGVTLVFSELTEALRLEDDLKTEGERLRMALDVAGLGVWELSRTGDTIRFDTIGAQLLGVEAEEMEVAAFLAHLPEDSWNEAQEALENSDTKLPFSLTFTLPSAEGGHARSVQLVGRRLHRSQGLRTLGVIFDITEEEEARQVREVMLHEMNHRVKNLFSIISGMVRIAGHSAETVPDLVEGVTARIGALARSHNLTHRAPAGTRLTLTDAVEGAVEPYAGHASVTVDGPAVPLTPETLTTLSLMFHELATNTAKYGVLGPWTAASTFRGLWNTVAKSCSTGRNDTTFRRLSRRRKRKGSVPRSCRCPPHNWTDASKWSRPNGCAGHALTMKTRNDIAEEQRGVVLLCEDEAIVAMDIQMMIEDGGFEVCGPFARVSVALDALEDVVPVAAVLDVRLRDGDVFPVAERLDRAGVPLIFHSGHLIEDEVVARFPGAMHCPKPTDARTLMKALTLAASEAASEQATG
- a CDS encoding LysR substrate-binding domain-containing protein, whose translation is MELRRLRYFLAVAEELHFGRAASRLEIAQPPLSRQIAALEAEIGAQLFDRSRSQIRKTQAGEVLERHARALVDRLEAAYKETRQVGEGGVGRLRVAFVGSASHGVLPNLIKSYRSFYPKVELALSAMNNAELHSALVQREIDVAVARPSLKDDELRREPLAQEDLILAIPDNSELAERKKIVFSELGSQTFVLYPRRPRPSYADFVLSICRKEGFEPAALELAQDYQTAISLVSVGVGISVVPESVSRTSRPGVFFRSYEGYNPGTALTIHARRDNQSAQVAQFFDVARKFRRGH
- a CDS encoding muconate/chloromuconate family cycloisomerase; protein product: MSASRTAAVVDLGGATARGTAIKAIRTRIVDCVTTRRHKLSNTELTHQSFVIVEATLADGTMGYGEASTLGGPRWSEESVEAIKANIDTYITPALLDGSALDFELNALKMKKAVSRNTSARAAVEGALYDAAGKSLDLPATAFLGGTVRDRIEVLWALASGDAEQEIEEAQAKLAARLHRRFKIKLGFHEPREDMIRLRRIMSAMPAGTEMVVDINQGWSEATFIRYAPELAEMGIALIEQPLKPGLLHATARVAQRSPIPIMTDEAAFSTQDLVQNAVAATGSVYSLKLVKSGGLQEMKRAAAVASAFGLELYGGCLLESGIGAAAHLAVFATLPTLEWGCEHFGPSILQRDLTKSGIIYRDFHIETPKGPGLGITVDPDALDAATRKS
- a CDS encoding intradiol ring-cleavage dioxygenase codes for the protein MRNVTVENVTDVVVDAIGASSDIPARQKEIMTALVKHLHGFCKDVNLTHGEFMQACDFLARAGAVCSDKRQEFILLGDILGVEVLCDMLSNPTPNGETTGTVLGPFFRENAPILPHGASIVQKHFDDEESVFVEGYVKDASGTPIAGAIIDVWEDAPNGLYENHDPEQPEYNLRGRFETDENGYYAYRALRPVPYPIPSDWTAGEMIAYMGHHTMRPGHIHVVVNKEGYRPLVSQIYDASSDYLDNDSVFAVKENLIGEFRKADADHGTDLYVQFDFVLADQKLAMAAE